The genomic DNA ATTGAAATCTGCACCCGCCCGCTCGGTACTCAATCTGTTGAAATTCGAATTGCTGATAATGGTTTTGGGATTGCTGAAGCTGACCAGCCACGGCTATTTGACCCCTTCTTTACCACCAAGCCTGTCGGTAAAGGCACAGGGTTAGGTTTATCAATTAGCTACCAAATCATCACAGATAGGCATGGAGGAACCTTGCGCTGTGTTTCGGTTCCAGGCCAAGGAACTAAGTTTGTAATTGAGATTCCTTTGCGCCAAACCTAGAAATAATTGATATTGGCATGGAAATATTGGCATGAAAATATTGACTAGCAGCGATCGCCCCTACTGCCAAGACTGATCAGATTTCTCCATCTTGTTCCTGGCTTTATCCTCAATGGTTTTCAGAGTTTGTAGGATCAGCATTTCATCTAAATGAGTTGGCTGATTCTTATTGATAGAGTCAGAGTTTGCAGGATCGCCAATGGCCTTTTGGACTTTGTTTTCAATATCTTGAGAAACGACCTTGACTTTATGAGAAAGTCGCTCGTAGAGTTTTTTAACTGAAGGAGACTCAGAAAACATGGCAAGTAGTTTTATTTTTAAATGTAAACTTGCTACGCCTCTAGAACCCTGCACCTTTGGTCAGAAAAAGTACATCAGCGGCTATGCTGCCAGAATTATCTTTGAGCAGAGCTAACACAGCTCATTAACCAGCGGTTGGCAACCTTGAAGTCCTAGGCTAGGGGTCTGGCGGTAATCTGAGCGGGGAGTCCAAACACTCATGGTGCGGTTAGCAGCAATGTAGTAAAGGTACTCCACCTCAGGACGATAGGTCAGCCCTACCCGGAGATGGGAGAAGTCATCCTCGCACATTTCAAATCCAAATCTCACGACCAGTTGAGCTAACAAGCACTCTGGAGTATCACAGTATTCTCCAGAGATGTCTCTTTCCTGCCAAAATTTTGATAGAAAAGGCTGAAGCCGAGGCAGAATCTTTGCGGGACTTCCTTCTCTACTAGCGTAGATGATGGCTGGATTACCTTCTACGATGATGTGACAGGGTGTAGCCATGTGGTCGAACTCCTGATAGTTCAGCGCTGAACTGCTAATCTGCAATGATGCGAATAAATCTAGCATCGTGGTTTTGCCAACTTCAGTCTGCCCATTGTTGAACAATTGGGCACAATTACTTGCCAAATCCCATTGCCTATAATCCCTTTGGTACGTCGGAAGGAGTGGTTCAAGTGAACGCAGCCGAGCAGGCCCTGAACCTTGAAACCGCCAGCAAAATCGCAACGGTGGTTAACTTATTTAAGACCAAATTTCCTGATGCTAGAGCTGATCTCAAGCCTTGGGCGAATGATTCCGATACGAGAGAGTTAGTAGACCCCGATTCGATCGATATTGGTTTTCACTTTCCGGGTCGTAGCCGTCTGTTTCAAAGCCGCAGTATTTTGGTACAAATTCGGTTCTATCAAGACC from Trichocoleus desertorum ATA4-8-CV12 includes the following:
- a CDS encoding histidine kinase, whose protein sequence is MATPCHIIVEGNPAIIYASREGSPAKILPRLQPFLSKFWQERDISGEYCDTPECLLAQLVVRFGFEMCEDDFSHLRVGLTYRPEVEYLYYIAANRTMSVWTPRSDYRQTPSLGLQGCQPLVNELC